From the Prunus dulcis chromosome 4, ALMONDv2, whole genome shotgun sequence genome, one window contains:
- the LOC117625455 gene encoding 5-methylthioadenosine/S-adenosylhomocysteine deaminase-like, with product MNATDGLLLATTDTAKELKTGIHMHVAEIAYENQFVTETQKVDHGTVIHLEKIQFLHDNLLAAHTVWVNPAETDCLSRDGVKVSHCPAVAMRMLGFSPIREMLDASICVSLGTDGAPSNNRMSIVDEMYLASLINKGREVLKLNGDFKL from the exons ATGAATGCAACTGATGGATTACTACTTGCAACAACAGATACTGCCAAAGAACTGAAAACTGGGATTCACATG CATGTTGCAGAGATAGCATATGAGAATCAATTTGTGACAGAGACGCAAAAAGTTGACCATGGCACAGTCATACACTTGGAGAAGATACAGTTTCTTCACGACAATTTGCTAGCGGCTCATACAGTTTGGGTCAACCCTGCTGAG ACTGATTGTCTTTCAAGGGATGGGGTCAAAGTATCTCACTGCCCTGCTGTTGCAATGAGAATGCTTGGATTTTCACCTATAAGAGAGATGCTCGATGCTAGCATCTGTGTCTCTTTGGGAACAGATGGGGCACCCTCAAATAATAGAATGAGCATAG TTGATGAGATGTACCTGGCTTCTCTGATTAACAAAGGACGGGAAGTTCTCAAGCTAAATGGCGACTTTAAACTCTGA
- the LOC117624050 gene encoding microfibrillar-associated protein 1-like, whose product MSVTAGVSDTVIAVRDKLRGKIGQTKVKRYWPGKAPEWADDADEDGDIRMSAAASLEKAFPMQEYSDVVRKDDPRLRRLAESRIDNREDVRADHRRIRQAEIVSTIEEEAKRQEGLEAEEEDADALEERRRRIKEKLRQREQEEAPLLLSEDEEEVKEEEEEESEYDTDSEEELTGMVMLKPVFVPKSERDTIAERERLEAEERALEESRKRNLEERKRETKQIVVEEIRKDEEIQKGLEQEGNIVDIDTDDEINEAEEYEAWKAREIARIKRDREDREAVIKEKEEIERVRNMTEEERRDWERKHPKAAPQPKQKWRFMQKYYHKGAFFQSEPDDYAATVGTDGIYTRDFSAPTGEDKMDKTILPKVMQVKHFGRSGRTKWTHLVNEDTTDWNNPWTYNDPLRSKYNAKMAGMNAPIAKPKGSKKLKDWESR is encoded by the exons ATGTCGGTAACAGCAGGTGTTAGTGATACTGTGATTGCAGTCAGGGATAAGCTCAGAGGTAAAATTGGGCAAACAAAAGTTAAAAGGTATTGGCCTGGAAAAGCTCCCGAGTGGGCAGATGATGCCGACGAAGATGGGGATATTAGGATGTCCGCAGCTGCTTCATTGGAGAAAGCTTTCCCCATGCAGGAATATTCTGATGTTGTTAGAAAAGATGATCCTAGACTGCGCCGTTTGGCTGAGAGCAGGATAGATAATCGTGAGGATGTTCGAGCTGATCATAGGCGTATCCGGCAAGCTGAGATTGTTTCaacaattgaagaagaagccaagAGGCAGGAAGGGTTAGAAGCGGAGGAAGAGGACGCGGATGCTTTggaggaaagaagaagaaggatcAAGGAGAAGTTGCGTCAAAGGGAGCAAGAAGAAGCTCCACTACTTCTGTCGGAAGACGAGGAAGAAgtaaaggaagaggaggaagaggagtcTGAGTATGATACTGACTCAGAAGAAGAGCTTACTGGTATGGTGATGTTGAAGCCTGTCTTTGTGCCCAAGTCAGAGAGAGATACTATTGCTGAACGTGAGCGACTTGAGGCTGAAGAACGAGCCCTTGAGGAATCAAGGAAGAGGAATTTGGaggaaaggaagagagagacaaaGCAGATTGTGGTTGAGGAGATTCGGAAGGACGAAGAGATTCAGAAGGGTTTGGAACAGGAAGGAAATATTGTTGATATTGATACTGATGATGAAATAAACGAGGCAGAGGAGTATGAAGCTTGGAAGGCAAGAGAGATAGCCAGGATCAAGAGGGATAGGGAGGACCGGGAAGCAGTGATaaaggagaaggaagagaTTGAAAGGGTTAGAAACATGacagaggaagagaggagggACTGGGAGAGGAAGCATCCGAAAGCTgcaccacaaccaaagcagaAGTGGAGATTTATGCAGAAATATTACCACAAGGGTGCTTTCTTCCAGTCAGAACCTGATGACTATGCTGCAACTGTTGGAACAGATGGAATTTACACACGTGATTTCTCTGCCCCAACTGGAGAAGATAAGATGGACAAAACAATATTGCCCAAGGTCATGCAGGTCAAACATTTTGGTCGTAGTGGAAGGACGAAATGGACTCATCTTGTCAATGAGGATACGACTGATTGGAACAATCC ATGGACGTACAATGATCCTCTTAGGTCAAAGTATAATGCTAAAATGGCAGGAATGAACGCGCCTATTGCAAAACCCAAAGGAAGCAAGAAATTGAAGGATTGGGAGTCTCGTTGA